The following proteins come from a genomic window of Oceanimonas doudoroffii:
- a CDS encoding efflux RND transporter periplasmic adaptor subunit, producing MSTARVLPPLRQDLRLLPGAADENGAPRWLLFDTARNKYFALSAGGIDLVRHWQGGATLDDFLQTLRARGKEYGAEELAAFVDFVVSNHLCEARSAEASARIGERYQATVLGLWRWLLHHYLFVRIPLCRPDPWLARWTPRLSWLFTPAMHYGVLVSGLLGLVLVMRQWDHFLATFLHFFTVEGLLLYGLTLVLVKSVHELGHALVARRLGCRVASMGVAFLVLFPVLYTDTTDAWRLRSRSARLRIVTAGVRAELYLALLATLLWNLLPEGPLRSAAFFVATTSWITSLLVNISPFLRFDGYYAFSDWLGIENLQTRAFAFGRWRLRQLLLGLNAPLPEPQPRARIRLLVGYAWATWVYRFFLFMGIALLVYHLFFKVLGIALFLVEVMWFIALPIGKEMGMWWKQRRECAINRGRLLGWGLAAGLLLAGLLPLPVSVPVPALLKAGAEQTLFVSEPAQVIEVGVEPGQRVVAGQVLLRLGSEQLDFELGQVEEEIGFTRQRLERSASSAQEKAGLAITEQQYRRLLERRSGLLARRQRLELRAPFDGRVAHVEQLHAGVWVGAEMPLLSLVVPGKLQLEGYLGEQYLELVKSGDRGVFVADRPGEPPLEVEIQDVDIGAVFSLPYGELSSEFGGDIAVRPVEQDKLVPEEGHYRVSIMPLETTGADLDARLPGVVRVEGDSRSWLWHQWRRMMAVLIRESGF from the coding sequence ATGAGCACCGCCAGGGTTCTGCCGCCGCTACGCCAGGATCTTCGCCTCCTGCCCGGGGCGGCGGATGAAAACGGCGCCCCCCGTTGGTTGCTGTTCGACACGGCGCGCAACAAGTATTTCGCCCTCTCGGCCGGGGGGATTGACCTCGTTCGTCACTGGCAGGGGGGCGCCACCCTGGACGATTTTCTGCAAACGCTGCGGGCCAGAGGCAAGGAGTACGGCGCCGAGGAGTTGGCGGCCTTTGTTGATTTTGTGGTGTCCAATCACCTGTGCGAGGCCCGCTCGGCAGAGGCCTCGGCGCGCATTGGCGAGCGGTATCAGGCGACGGTGCTGGGGCTCTGGCGCTGGCTGCTGCATCACTACCTGTTTGTGCGCATTCCCCTCTGCCGCCCGGATCCCTGGCTGGCCCGCTGGACCCCCCGCCTGAGCTGGCTGTTCACCCCGGCGATGCATTATGGCGTCTTGGTCTCGGGCCTGCTCGGCCTGGTGCTGGTCATGCGGCAATGGGATCACTTTCTGGCCACCTTTCTGCATTTTTTTACCGTAGAGGGACTGCTGCTGTACGGCCTGACCCTGGTGTTGGTGAAAAGCGTGCATGAGCTGGGGCATGCTCTGGTCGCCCGGCGGCTGGGGTGCCGGGTCGCCTCCATGGGCGTGGCCTTTCTGGTGTTGTTTCCGGTGCTTTACACCGACACCACGGATGCCTGGCGGCTGCGTTCCCGCTCGGCCCGCCTGCGCATCGTCACGGCGGGGGTGCGGGCCGAGCTCTATCTGGCGCTGTTGGCAACCCTGTTGTGGAATCTGCTGCCCGAGGGCCCACTGCGCAGCGCCGCCTTTTTCGTGGCCACCACCAGCTGGATCACCTCGTTGTTGGTCAACATCAGCCCCTTTCTGCGGTTTGACGGTTACTACGCCTTTTCCGACTGGCTGGGTATCGAAAACCTGCAGACTCGGGCCTTTGCCTTTGGGCGATGGCGATTGCGCCAGCTGCTGTTGGGGCTGAACGCGCCCTTGCCGGAGCCCCAGCCCCGGGCCCGCATTCGCCTGCTGGTGGGCTATGCCTGGGCAACCTGGGTGTATCGCTTCTTTCTGTTTATGGGGATCGCCCTGCTGGTGTATCACCTGTTTTTCAAGGTGCTGGGCATCGCCCTGTTTCTGGTGGAGGTGATGTGGTTTATCGCCTTGCCGATAGGGAAGGAGATGGGAATGTGGTGGAAACAACGGCGTGAATGCGCCATCAACCGTGGCCGGCTGCTGGGTTGGGGGCTGGCGGCGGGCCTGTTGCTGGCGGGCCTGCTGCCGCTGCCGGTGAGCGTGCCGGTCCCGGCCCTGCTCAAGGCCGGGGCGGAGCAAACACTGTTTGTCTCCGAGCCGGCACAGGTCATCGAAGTCGGGGTCGAGCCGGGCCAACGGGTGGTGGCGGGACAGGTGCTGCTGCGGCTTGGATCCGAGCAACTCGACTTTGAACTGGGTCAGGTGGAGGAGGAGATAGGATTCACTCGCCAGCGGTTGGAACGCAGCGCCAGCTCGGCTCAGGAAAAGGCCGGCCTGGCCATTACCGAGCAGCAGTATCGGCGTTTGTTGGAGCGTCGTTCGGGTTTGCTGGCTCGGCGCCAGCGGCTGGAATTGCGCGCTCCCTTTGACGGACGCGTGGCCCATGTAGAACAGCTGCACGCCGGTGTCTGGGTCGGGGCCGAGATGCCGCTGCTGTCCCTGGTGGTGCCAGGGAAACTGCAGTTGGAAGGGTATCTGGGCGAGCAGTACCTCGAGCTGGTGAAATCCGGCGACAGGGGCGTTTTTGTCGCCGACAGGCCCGGGGAGCCTCCGCTGGAGGTCGAGATACAAGATGTGGATATCGGCGCCGTATTTTCCCTGCCCTATGGGGAGCTCAGCTCCGAGTTCGGCGGCGACATCGCCGTGCGGCCGGTGGAGCAGGACAAACTGGTGCCGGAAGAAGGCCATTACCGGGTCAGCATAATGCCGCTGGAGACCACAGGCGCGGATCTCGATGCCCGGCTGCCCGGTGTGGTGCGCGTCGAGGGCGACTCCCGCAGCTGGTTGTGGCACCAGTGGCGCAGGATGATGGCGGTGTTGATCCGCGAAAGCGGTTTCTAA
- the corC gene encoding CNNM family magnesium/cobalt transport protein CorC (CorC(YbeX) belongs to the Cyclin M Mg2+ Exporter (CNNM) family, and was characterized as belonging to a set of three proteins, at least one of which must be present for CorA to function.), whose protein sequence is MNDDNSHSENGSSAKKNWLERLGQMFQGEPKNREELVEVIMDAGERDLIDQDTKDMIEGVLEVSELRVRDIMIPRSQMVTVEKSQPVSSFLPMIIESTHSRFPVVNEDKDHIEGILLAKDLLPYGFGLTEEDFSIEKILRPAVVVPESKRLDKLLKEFREERYHMAIVVDEFGGVSGLVTIEDILELIVGDIEDEYDAEESAEIRQISKRVYSVAALTDIEDFNEFFNTEFSDEEADTVGGMVMHAFGHLPGKGEQVELGGFVFKVAHADRRRLLQLQVKIPDNQETSSSEPV, encoded by the coding sequence GTGAACGACGACAATTCACACTCAGAAAACGGTTCGTCCGCAAAGAAAAACTGGCTTGAACGACTCGGTCAGATGTTTCAGGGCGAACCGAAGAATCGGGAAGAGCTGGTAGAAGTGATCATGGACGCGGGAGAGCGCGACCTGATCGACCAGGACACCAAGGACATGATTGAAGGCGTGCTGGAAGTAAGCGAACTGCGCGTGCGCGACATCATGATCCCCCGCTCGCAGATGGTCACGGTGGAAAAATCCCAACCGGTCTCCAGCTTTCTGCCCATGATCATCGAGTCGACCCACTCCCGCTTTCCGGTGGTCAACGAAGACAAGGATCATATCGAGGGCATTCTGCTGGCCAAGGATCTGCTGCCCTACGGCTTTGGTCTCACCGAAGAAGACTTCTCCATCGAGAAGATACTGCGCCCGGCGGTAGTGGTGCCCGAGAGCAAGCGCCTCGACAAGTTGCTCAAGGAGTTTCGCGAAGAGCGCTACCACATGGCCATCGTCGTGGACGAGTTCGGCGGCGTGTCGGGCTTGGTCACCATCGAGGATATTCTCGAACTCATCGTGGGTGATATCGAGGACGAGTACGACGCCGAGGAAAGCGCCGAAATCCGTCAGATCAGCAAGCGGGTATATTCGGTGGCCGCGCTCACCGACATCGAGGACTTCAACGAATTCTTTAACACCGAGTTCAGCGACGAAGAGGCCGACACCGTGGGCGGCATGGTGATGCACGCCTTTGGTCACCTGCCCGGCAAGGGTGAACAGGTGGAGCTGGGCGGCTTTGTGTTTAAGGTAGCCCACGCCGACCGTCGACGGCTGCTGCAATTACAGGTTAAGATACCGGACAATCAGGAAACCTCCTCGTCGGAGCCGGTATAA
- the lnt gene encoding apolipoprotein N-acyltransferase → MRKLLPLFGALLCGALGVLAFSPFDFWPLALVSLAGLFAVTHHCAPGPAAARGFAWSLGLYLPGLWWIHNSMTIFGGLPLPVAFVLVALLAAYLSLYTSLALWLAHRFVASPRARLLWVLPVLLIGADWLRGWMLTGFPWLWFGYSQLDGPLAGLAPILGVQGISWLLLFSAAALWRLGNGLRWRAAAFAVVLWGLGVASQQLQWVSPTQTLRVALVQGNIEQSLKWIPGQLEHSLKRYLDLTRPALHADLVIWPESALPASEQQLAPWLEQVDKLMAERNQSLITGLVSRPAAGEVYNAVLGLGNGRYQPGQGNRYYKQQLVPIGEFVPLGDLLRPLAPFFNLPMSSFSRGESGQADIHAAGRDLSVAICYEVAFPGLVRANMKPTTDFLLTVSNDTWFGRSIGPWQHQQIARMRALELGRPMIRATNNGVTLVTDEKGRMSASLPQFEQGVLTAEVTGMTGLTPYARFGNLPLLAVLGLSLLIASRCRQPAGRLMMAERRLFK, encoded by the coding sequence GTGCGTAAATTGCTGCCATTGTTCGGGGCCCTGCTGTGCGGGGCCCTTGGCGTTCTGGCCTTCAGCCCCTTTGATTTCTGGCCCCTGGCGCTGGTGTCGCTGGCCGGCCTGTTCGCCGTCACCCATCACTGTGCCCCCGGCCCCGCCGCCGCCCGTGGCTTTGCCTGGAGCCTGGGCCTTTACCTGCCCGGCCTGTGGTGGATTCATAACAGCATGACCATCTTCGGCGGCCTGCCGCTGCCGGTGGCCTTTGTGCTGGTGGCCCTGCTCGCCGCCTACCTCAGCCTCTATACCTCCCTCGCCCTGTGGCTGGCCCATCGTTTTGTGGCTTCCCCCCGAGCGCGGCTGCTGTGGGTGCTGCCGGTGCTGCTGATCGGCGCCGACTGGCTGCGCGGCTGGATGCTGACCGGCTTTCCCTGGCTGTGGTTCGGCTACTCTCAGCTGGATGGCCCGCTGGCCGGACTGGCGCCCATACTCGGTGTACAGGGCATCAGCTGGCTGCTGCTGTTCAGCGCCGCAGCCCTGTGGCGGCTGGGTAACGGACTGCGCTGGCGTGCCGCCGCCTTTGCCGTAGTGCTCTGGGGCCTGGGCGTGGCCAGTCAGCAACTGCAATGGGTGTCCCCCACCCAGACCTTGCGGGTGGCCCTGGTGCAGGGCAATATCGAACAGTCCCTGAAATGGATTCCGGGCCAGCTGGAGCACAGCCTCAAGCGCTACCTGGATCTGACCCGCCCGGCGCTTCATGCCGATCTGGTAATCTGGCCCGAATCGGCACTGCCGGCCTCGGAGCAGCAGCTGGCCCCCTGGCTGGAGCAGGTCGACAAGCTGATGGCTGAACGCAATCAGTCACTCATCACCGGCCTGGTGTCCCGCCCCGCCGCAGGCGAGGTGTATAACGCCGTGCTGGGCCTGGGCAACGGCCGTTATCAGCCGGGCCAGGGCAACCGCTATTACAAGCAACAGCTGGTGCCCATCGGCGAGTTTGTGCCCCTGGGTGATTTGTTGCGGCCCCTGGCGCCCTTCTTCAACCTGCCGATGTCATCCTTTTCCCGAGGTGAGTCTGGCCAGGCGGACATTCATGCCGCCGGGCGAGATCTGAGCGTGGCCATCTGCTACGAGGTGGCCTTTCCCGGGCTGGTGCGCGCCAACATGAAACCGACTACCGACTTTCTGCTGACGGTTTCGAACGATACCTGGTTTGGCCGCTCCATCGGCCCCTGGCAACACCAGCAAATCGCCCGCATGCGGGCCCTGGAGCTGGGCCGCCCCATGATCCGTGCCACCAACAACGGGGTGACCCTGGTGACCGACGAAAAGGGCCGCATGAGTGCCAGCCTGCCCCAATTTGAACAGGGCGTGCTCACCGCCGAAGTCACCGGCATGACCGGGCTCACCCCCTATGCCCGCTTTGGCAATTTGCCGCTACTGGCGGTGCTGGGGCTGAGCCTGCTGATTGCAAGCCGCTGCCGCCAGCCGGCCGGCCGCTTGATGATGGCTGAGCGGCGGTTGTTTAAATAG
- a CDS encoding efflux RND transporter periplasmic adaptor subunit, whose protein sequence is MELNQQLAALLGLESALRQAGSLAQLGYTIVNQSHGCVPYSQGVLLLGEQGRHLRVTAVSDIPVVDATSPFIAWTERLARHLAQSASFDQLQQWEPAQLPEALAREWREMAPERLLWVPLRLAADDGRQLGVLLLFRPTAWDERERGVLTHLAGTMAHALFALQRRLPFQWLVQRLRRRRVMLGVVLGLLLIMAVPVRLSALTPIRVIARDPQVISAPLNGAVTRLEVMPNQSVQSGDPLVQFEDTELASAFEVAQRALLVAEAELKTTQQSGFMDPRKKAQLAELASRVRLRQAERDHARSRLEKARLTAPGPGVVVLGDPDGWKGRPVNIGERIMLLADPAAVEVEAMLTVKDAIALRQGAEVRVFFDSDPLSARAARLHHAGYEPQRTPEGTLAYRLVARLDESASPAAPPRIGTRGTAKVYGERVSLFFYLFRRPITSARQWLGW, encoded by the coding sequence GTGGAATTGAATCAACAACTTGCAGCCCTGTTGGGGCTGGAGTCGGCGTTGCGCCAGGCGGGCAGCCTGGCGCAACTGGGATACACCATCGTCAACCAGAGCCACGGCTGCGTACCCTATTCCCAAGGGGTATTGCTGCTGGGTGAGCAGGGGCGCCACCTCAGGGTGACGGCGGTCTCGGATATACCGGTCGTCGACGCCACCTCGCCCTTTATCGCCTGGACCGAACGCCTGGCGCGCCATCTGGCGCAATCGGCATCGTTCGACCAGTTGCAGCAGTGGGAGCCGGCGCAGCTTCCCGAGGCGTTGGCCCGGGAATGGCGGGAAATGGCACCCGAGCGGCTGCTTTGGGTGCCGTTACGGCTGGCCGCCGATGACGGACGTCAGCTCGGTGTCCTGTTGTTGTTCCGTCCCACCGCCTGGGATGAGCGGGAGCGGGGCGTGCTGACGCACCTGGCCGGCACCATGGCTCATGCCCTGTTTGCGCTCCAGCGCCGGTTGCCGTTTCAGTGGCTGGTCCAGCGTTTGCGACGGCGCCGGGTGATGCTGGGTGTTGTGCTGGGGTTGCTGCTGATCATGGCGGTGCCGGTGCGGCTCAGCGCGCTGACGCCGATCCGGGTGATCGCCCGGGATCCCCAGGTGATCAGCGCCCCGCTCAACGGCGCCGTCACCCGGCTCGAGGTCATGCCCAACCAGAGCGTGCAGAGCGGCGATCCGCTGGTGCAGTTTGAAGACACGGAACTGGCCAGTGCATTCGAGGTCGCCCAGCGGGCCTTGCTGGTGGCCGAGGCCGAGCTGAAAACCACCCAGCAAAGCGGCTTTATGGATCCGCGGAAAAAAGCGCAGCTGGCCGAGTTGGCGTCCCGGGTTCGGCTGCGCCAGGCGGAACGGGATCATGCTCGTTCCCGCCTGGAAAAGGCCAGGTTGACCGCGCCCGGACCCGGCGTGGTGGTGCTGGGGGATCCCGATGGATGGAAGGGACGCCCGGTCAACATCGGGGAAAGGATCATGCTGCTGGCCGATCCCGCCGCCGTCGAGGTCGAGGCGATGCTGACGGTAAAAGACGCCATTGCCCTGCGCCAGGGGGCCGAGGTAAGGGTGTTCTTCGACAGCGATCCCCTCTCGGCGAGAGCGGCCCGCCTGCATCATGCCGGCTATGAGCCCCAGCGCACCCCTGAGGGCACCCTGGCCTACCGGCTGGTGGCCCGGCTGGACGAGAGTGCCTCGCCGGCGGCACCGCCCCGTATCGGTACCCGTGGCACTGCCAAGGTGTATGGCGAGAGGGTGAGCCTGTTCTTCTACCTGTTCCGCCGCCCCATCACCAGCGCCCGCCAGTGGCTGGGATGGTGA